One part of the Chryseobacterium sp. 7 genome encodes these proteins:
- a CDS encoding acyl-CoA thioesterase, whose amino-acid sequence MQSKENILTCTEEVRVRFNETDPLGIVWHGHYIVYFEDGREAFGRLHGLTYLDIQNAGFVTPIVKSTCEHFLPLKYGETFKIVTTFINSVSAKLIYRYELFNQEDQLVCSGETIQVFLDSNGSLCLYNPEFFQNWKDKMGLS is encoded by the coding sequence ATGCAGTCTAAAGAAAACATATTAACCTGTACTGAAGAAGTAAGAGTACGATTCAACGAGACAGATCCGTTGGGAATTGTCTGGCATGGGCATTATATCGTATATTTTGAAGACGGAAGAGAAGCTTTCGGGCGTCTGCACGGTCTTACCTATCTTGATATTCAGAATGCAGGATTTGTAACGCCTATCGTAAAAAGTACCTGCGAGCATTTTCTTCCTTTAAAATATGGAGAAACCTTCAAAATTGTAACTACTTTTATCAACTCTGTTTCTGCTAAGCTTATCTACAGATATGAGCTTTTCAATCAGGAAGATCAATTGGTATGCAGTGGTGAAACCATTCAGGTTTTTCTTGATAGCAACGGAAGCTTATGCCTGTACAATCCGGAGTTTTTTCAAAACTGGAAAGATAAAATGGGATTATCATGA
- a CDS encoding beta-ketoacyl synthase N-terminal-like domain-containing protein: MRKEIYITDYNCVTPLGFNIDSNWKALSEGQSGVALHKIIDNQDPFYASMIDSDELDEEFNRFFTQNTINFTRLEKMLLLSLLPLVEKHSISEDTAFILSTTKGNISLLKNQSELPEGVYLSKLAEKIADFFGFKTKPIIVSNACVSGVMAISVAKNMIQAGKYKDAFVIAGDELSEFVISGFNSFQAIGSGPCQPYDKNRDGINIGEGAAAAYVTGCHSDEGRIPKNEKFSFKILGDSAVNDANHISGPSRTGDGLYASIKNAMTEAKVSSEQIDFISAHGTATLYNDEMEAIAFNRMDLQDIPLNSMKGYYGHCLGASGLLESIISMESALHSTLLPSKNFEEMGVTQPLNIIRENQTAEIKYILKTASGFGGCNAAIVLEKC; this comes from the coding sequence ATGAGGAAGGAAATTTACATTACAGACTACAATTGTGTAACGCCGTTGGGCTTCAATATTGATTCCAATTGGAAAGCCCTTTCAGAAGGACAGTCTGGAGTTGCTTTACATAAAATCATAGACAATCAGGATCCTTTTTATGCTTCTATGATTGATTCTGACGAACTGGATGAAGAATTCAACAGATTCTTTACTCAGAATACAATTAATTTCACAAGACTGGAAAAGATGCTTCTTTTAAGCTTACTGCCTCTTGTTGAGAAGCATTCTATATCAGAAGACACCGCTTTTATCCTTTCCACTACAAAAGGAAATATCAGCCTGTTAAAAAACCAGTCTGAATTACCGGAAGGCGTTTATTTATCAAAATTAGCAGAAAAAATTGCAGATTTTTTTGGATTTAAAACAAAACCAATCATCGTTTCCAATGCCTGCGTTTCTGGGGTAATGGCGATTTCTGTTGCCAAAAATATGATTCAGGCAGGAAAATATAAGGATGCTTTTGTGATTGCAGGTGATGAGCTTTCTGAATTTGTTATTTCAGGATTCAATTCATTTCAGGCTATTGGCTCCGGGCCTTGCCAACCTTATGATAAAAACAGGGACGGGATCAACATCGGTGAAGGTGCTGCTGCAGCTTATGTAACCGGTTGTCATTCTGACGAAGGAAGAATCCCAAAAAACGAAAAATTTAGTTTTAAAATTCTGGGAGACTCTGCCGTGAATGATGCCAATCATATTTCCGGCCCTTCAAGAACGGGTGACGGTTTATATGCCAGTATAAAAAATGCAATGACAGAAGCGAAGGTTTCTTCAGAACAGATTGATTTTATTTCTGCTCACGGAACGGCTACTTTATATAACGACGAAATGGAAGCCATCGCTTTCAACAGAATGGATCTTCAGGATATTCCGCTCAACAGTATGAAAGGATATTATGGACATTGCCTTGGTGCATCCGGACTCTTGGAAAGCATTATTTCTATGGAAAGTGCCCTTCATAGTACTCTGCTTCCCTCGAAGAATTTTGAAGAAATGGGAGTTACCCAGCCTTTGAATATCATCAGAGAAAACCAAACTGCGGAAATTAAATATATTCTAAAGACCGCTTCAGGTTTTGGTGGCTGTAATGCGGCTATTGTATTGGAAAAATGTTAA
- a CDS encoding 3-oxoacyl-ACP synthase: MKKTNTCTIEHSKITVDGHLIFESQSETFQEFAKEAYKSLDLSYPKFHKMDNLSKLAFLSAETILKNEDHSRTAIVFANRSSSLDTDFKYQESINDQDNFYPSPAVFVYTLPNICVGEISIKHKMQTENAFFVLDEFDEKFLNDYSEQILQSGKADKVLCGWVELYQENYKAFVYLLTL; this comes from the coding sequence ATGAAGAAAACAAACACCTGTACCATAGAACATTCAAAAATAACTGTTGACGGACATCTTATTTTTGAAAGCCAGAGCGAAACTTTTCAGGAATTTGCCAAAGAAGCGTATAAAAGTTTAGATCTCAGCTATCCTAAATTTCATAAAATGGATAATTTGAGTAAACTGGCTTTTCTTTCCGCAGAAACTATTTTGAAAAACGAAGATCACAGCAGAACAGCTATTGTTTTTGCCAACAGATCATCCAGTCTGGATACCGATTTCAAATATCAGGAAAGCATCAATGACCAGGATAACTTTTATCCGAGTCCTGCAGTTTTTGTCTACACTTTACCCAATATCTGTGTAGGCGAAATCAGCATTAAGCACAAAATGCAGACAGAAAATGCTTTTTTTGTGCTGGATGAATTTGATGAGAAATTTTTGAATGATTATTCTGAACAAATCCTGCAGTCCGGCAAGGCTGACAAAGTATTGTGTGGCTGGGTAGAATTGTATCAGGAAAATTACAAAGCTTTTGTATATTTGCTCACCTTATAA
- a CDS encoding phosphopantetheine-binding protein — protein MENLKTELKHKIIEVLNLEDVSVEEIKDTDPLFGGGLGLDSIDALELIVLLDKDYGIKLADPKKGKEIFQSIDTMAKFIEDNRTK, from the coding sequence ATGGAAAACTTAAAAACAGAATTGAAGCACAAAATTATTGAAGTTCTTAACCTTGAAGATGTATCTGTAGAAGAAATCAAAGATACTGATCCGTTATTCGGAGGAGGATTAGGACTGGATTCTATCGATGCTTTGGAATTGATTGTTCTTCTTGATAAAGACTACGGGATAAAATTAGCTGATCCTAAAAAAGGAAAGGAAATCTTCCAATCTATCGATACGATGGCTAAATTCATCGAGGACAACAGAACAAAATAA
- a CDS encoding beta-ketoacyl-[acyl-carrier-protein] synthase family protein — MSQKIAITGMGIISSIGNNVEENFISLQSGKHGISDIEMFETRHAGIIKTGEIKLTNEALVEKLHLDEDNNITRTSLLGMIAAKEAVESAGISDINSCRTGLISSTSVGGMDITEKYFYSYEDFPEKQKYIDAHDAGNSSLAIADYLGLKGMVSTISTACSSAANAIMMGAKLIKNGVLDRVIVGGTDSLSKFTLNGFNTLMILTDSYNTPFDNNRKGLNLGEAAAFLVLESEEIVKKENKKVLAYLSGYGNANDAHHQTASSENGQGAFLAMQQALKISGLEKENIDYINVHGTATPNNDLSEGIAMIRIFGENKVPEFSSTKAFTGHTLAAAAGIEAVFSILAMQYSLIFPNLNFKTKMEEFDLTPVTELKKKNINHVLSNSFGFGGNCSTLIFSKS, encoded by the coding sequence ATGAGTCAAAAAATTGCCATAACAGGAATGGGCATCATTTCCTCCATCGGAAACAATGTGGAGGAAAATTTTATTTCATTACAATCCGGAAAACATGGTATTTCAGATATCGAAATGTTTGAAACCCGCCATGCCGGAATCATTAAAACCGGTGAGATAAAACTAACCAATGAAGCGCTTGTAGAGAAACTTCACCTTGATGAAGACAATAATATAACAAGAACCTCTTTATTGGGAATGATTGCCGCCAAAGAAGCCGTAGAAAGTGCCGGAATATCAGATATCAACAGCTGCAGAACCGGGCTTATTTCTTCTACCAGTGTCGGAGGAATGGATATTACCGAAAAATATTTCTACTCTTACGAAGACTTTCCTGAAAAGCAAAAATATATTGACGCCCACGATGCCGGAAATTCCTCATTGGCTATTGCTGATTATCTGGGATTAAAAGGGATGGTTTCTACTATCAGTACAGCCTGTTCATCAGCTGCCAATGCAATTATGATGGGCGCTAAACTGATCAAAAACGGAGTTTTGGACCGTGTGATTGTCGGAGGAACAGATTCTCTTTCAAAATTTACTTTGAATGGATTCAATACCCTGATGATTCTTACCGACTCTTACAATACTCCTTTTGACAATAACAGAAAAGGACTGAATCTTGGGGAAGCCGCCGCTTTCTTAGTGCTTGAGTCCGAAGAAATTGTCAAAAAAGAAAACAAAAAGGTTCTTGCTTATCTTTCCGGATATGGAAATGCCAATGATGCACACCATCAGACCGCTTCTTCAGAAAACGGACAGGGCGCATTTCTAGCCATGCAGCAAGCCCTTAAGATTTCCGGATTGGAAAAAGAAAATATAGATTATATCAACGTTCACGGGACAGCGACTCCTAATAATGATTTATCTGAAGGAATTGCCATGATCAGAATCTTCGGAGAAAACAAAGTTCCTGAATTCAGCTCTACGAAAGCATTTACAGGTCATACTTTGGCTGCGGCAGCAGGAATTGAAGCTGTATTTTCAATTTTAGCCATGCAATACAGCCTGATTTTCCCGAACCTGAATTTTAAAACAAAAATGGAAGAGTTTGACCTTACTCCTGTTACTGAATTGAAAAAGAAAAACATCAATCATGTGCTTTCCAACTCATTTGGATTCGGAGGAAACTGTTCTACCTTAATTTTCTCAAAATCATGA
- a CDS encoding beta-ketoacyl synthase N-terminal-like domain-containing protein, whose amino-acid sequence MSAVYINSASCISVQDTLNENILQNLTPENSSNIIKAIEPNYKEFIPPAMIRRMSKTVKMSSVASHYALKEAGIEKPDAIIVGTGMGCSQDSEKFLKNVIDNQEEFLTPTFFIQSTHNTVAGQIALGLQCHAYNFTYVNTSSSLEFSLLDAQLQINDGEAENVLVGSTDEQTDRTMELYCLNNTIKKETDLPADYLNSNTNGVIWGEGASFFVVGKNKTENSYAKLKNIQISSKVDLNEVQKFIQNFLTQNNLPSHDIDAVILGFSGDAESDTYYTKAMGLFPSSSQLYYKHLSGEFNTASGFSTFMACHILKEQQIPEIMMINSQKKENVKNVLLYNHLGGHDHSLVLLEKA is encoded by the coding sequence ATGAGTGCAGTATACATCAACAGTGCATCCTGTATCTCAGTTCAGGACACATTAAACGAAAATATTCTTCAGAACCTTACTCCAGAGAATTCTTCAAATATCATTAAGGCAATAGAACCCAATTACAAAGAGTTCATTCCGCCTGCAATGATCAGAAGAATGTCTAAAACAGTAAAAATGAGTTCCGTAGCATCTCATTATGCATTAAAGGAGGCTGGAATTGAAAAGCCGGATGCCATCATTGTAGGAACCGGAATGGGATGCTCACAAGATTCTGAAAAGTTCCTGAAAAATGTGATTGATAATCAGGAAGAGTTCCTTACACCCACCTTTTTCATCCAGTCTACTCACAACACGGTAGCAGGACAGATTGCGTTGGGATTGCAGTGCCATGCATATAATTTCACCTATGTAAATACTTCTTCTTCACTGGAATTTTCATTACTGGATGCTCAGCTTCAGATTAATGACGGGGAAGCAGAAAATGTTCTGGTAGGCTCCACAGATGAACAGACGGATAGAACAATGGAATTGTACTGTTTGAATAATACTATCAAAAAAGAGACAGATCTTCCTGCCGACTACTTAAATTCCAATACCAATGGAGTAATCTGGGGTGAAGGAGCCAGCTTTTTTGTGGTAGGAAAAAATAAAACTGAAAATTCTTATGCTAAGCTTAAAAATATTCAGATCAGCAGCAAAGTCGATTTGAATGAAGTACAGAAATTTATCCAAAATTTCTTAACTCAAAACAATCTGCCATCTCATGATATTGATGCGGTTATTTTAGGATTTAGCGGAGATGCAGAATCAGATACATATTATACAAAAGCAATGGGTCTGTTTCCAAGTTCATCACAATTGTATTATAAACATTTGAGTGGAGAATTCAATACAGCAAGTGGTTTTTCAACGTTTATGGCTTGTCATATCCTTAAGGAACAGCAGATCCCTGAAATCATGATGATCAATTCTCAGAAAAAAGAAAACGTGAAGAATGTTCTTCTTTACAATCATCTGGGAGGTCATGATCACAGTCTGGTATTATTGGAAAAGGCATAA
- a CDS encoding polysaccharide deacetylase family protein — protein MKHYLFILFYLFCNVFIYAFHGSFWVYLFCFFAFSAVVVWGSFDIGLGYFVNSITHKRTRIKEVALTFDDGPTEFTPKFLDLLKEHQVKATFFCIGKQIEKYPETFQRIIAEGHTIGNHTLSHSNSTGFLSTSKMIEEIEKCDEVMKNAGNIETGLYRPPFGVTNPNIAKAIKKTNKISIGWNVRSLDTITDDEKKIYNRVTKGLKNGSIILLHDTSEKTFRVLKDLLVFLEDKKYSTFTVDTVINSNRND, from the coding sequence ATGAAACATTATCTCTTCATCCTGTTCTATCTTTTCTGCAACGTATTTATTTATGCGTTCCATGGAAGCTTTTGGGTGTATCTGTTTTGTTTTTTTGCTTTTTCTGCTGTAGTCGTTTGGGGTTCATTTGATATCGGACTGGGATATTTTGTGAACAGCATTACCCATAAACGAACCAGAATCAAAGAAGTAGCTCTTACATTTGATGACGGGCCTACAGAATTTACTCCAAAGTTTTTAGACCTGCTTAAAGAACATCAGGTAAAAGCAACCTTTTTCTGTATAGGAAAACAGATTGAAAAATATCCTGAAACATTTCAGAGGATTATTGCAGAAGGTCATACCATTGGAAATCATACGTTATCACATTCCAATTCTACAGGGTTTTTATCGACTTCAAAAATGATAGAGGAAATTGAAAAATGTGATGAAGTCATGAAAAATGCAGGAAATATTGAAACTGGCCTCTATCGGCCGCCTTTCGGGGTAACGAATCCCAATATTGCAAAAGCAATCAAAAAGACAAATAAAATAAGCATCGGTTGGAATGTCCGATCATTAGATACCATCACTGATGACGAAAAGAAGATCTATAACAGAGTAACCAAAGGCCTGAAAAATGGGAGTATTATCCTTCTTCACGATACTTCGGAAAAGACCTTTCGGGTGCTGAAAGATTTATTAGTATTTTTGGAGGATAAAAAATATTCAACCTTTACTGTTGATACAGTTATAAATTCAAATAGAAATGATTAA
- a CDS encoding LolA family protein: MIKNIAFGAFLLVSGFFFAQNTAMSGAEAKAFVSKVSSETKEIKTLQSDFTQTKKMDFLDKSIVTYGKMSLQTPNMLSWRYTKPYQYSIVFKSNKIFINDQGKKSSVDAKSKTFEKINKLIVGSSNGTMFNDPEFTVTYFKNVNYNVAKFIPKTSQLLKYIKQIELYFPKNQSTVSQVNMTEASGDTTNIVFKNTKINASIPASEFSL; the protein is encoded by the coding sequence ATGATTAAAAATATTGCTTTCGGGGCATTCTTATTGGTTTCCGGGTTCTTTTTTGCACAAAACACAGCAATGTCAGGAGCTGAAGCCAAAGCATTTGTATCGAAGGTTTCTTCAGAGACAAAAGAGATTAAAACCTTGCAGAGTGATTTTACCCAGACCAAAAAAATGGATTTCCTGGATAAAAGCATTGTTACTTACGGGAAAATGTCTTTACAGACTCCCAATATGCTGAGCTGGAGATATACCAAGCCTTATCAGTACAGTATTGTTTTTAAAAGCAATAAAATTTTCATCAATGATCAGGGGAAAAAATCTTCTGTAGATGCCAAGAGCAAAACATTTGAAAAAATCAATAAACTGATTGTAGGAAGTTCAAACGGAACAATGTTCAATGATCCGGAGTTCACCGTAACGTATTTTAAAAACGTTAATTACAATGTGGCGAAGTTTATTCCCAAGACATCACAGCTGTTGAAATACATCAAACAGATTGAGCTTTATTTCCCAAAGAACCAATCTACAGTTTCCCAGGTAAATATGACTGAGGCTTCCGGAGATACTACGAATATTGTTTTCAAAAATACAAAGATCAATGCTTCCATTCCTGCGTCAGAGTTTTCTTTATAG
- a CDS encoding 3-hydroxyacyl-ACP dehydratase, with the protein MQTILTDFYTLTSYDKTEDGKFTAHIHLNKDHEIFKGHFPGNPVTPGVCMMQIIKELTEEFTGSKLFLKTASNVKFMAIINPFETPDLVLQLDIAENEEDVKVKNTTSFGETIALKLSVSYKK; encoded by the coding sequence ATGCAAACCATTCTTACAGATTTTTATACTTTAACATCATACGATAAAACAGAAGACGGAAAGTTTACCGCTCACATCCACCTGAATAAGGACCACGAGATTTTTAAAGGACATTTTCCTGGAAATCCGGTAACTCCCGGTGTTTGTATGATGCAAATTATTAAGGAATTGACTGAAGAATTTACAGGTTCAAAATTATTCCTGAAAACAGCTTCTAATGTAAAATTCATGGCGATTATCAATCCTTTTGAGACTCCTGATCTGGTACTTCAACTGGATATTGCTGAAAATGAAGAAGATGTTAAAGTAAAAAATACAACTTCTTTTGGCGAGACTATTGCATTGAAATTGTCTGTAAGCTATAAAAAATAA